A DNA window from Sulfitobacter sp. BSw21498 contains the following coding sequences:
- a CDS encoding IS110 family transposase, whose protein sequence is MEYFAGIDVSLRSCALCIVDGKGKVLLERELPCEVSDIAEYLGTFPHPIERVGFEAGTMSQHLFHGLKAEGFDVVCMEARQVDAALSAMRNKTDKNDARGIAQVLRTGWFSPVHMKSREAHGVRALLSTRKALLKKTMDLANEVRGLLKIFGIRLPMTVKHGSFDGVVRPLIEMDEVLTHALVPLLDARVVLYQHFLELDRRVKRAASNDEVCMRMMTVPGVGPIASLTFKAAVDDPTRFKRSRTVGAHFGLTPRRYQSGEHDNPGRISKAGDRDVRATLYAAANALLMRTMAGSQIKSWGMRLMRTKGRRRAVVAVARKLAVLLHRMWIDGTEFRQDQVGGKA, encoded by the coding sequence ATGGAATATTTTGCCGGAATAGACGTGTCGCTGCGATCCTGTGCGCTTTGCATTGTTGATGGCAAGGGAAAGGTATTGCTTGAGCGAGAGCTGCCATGCGAGGTCAGCGACATCGCTGAGTATCTTGGAACGTTTCCCCATCCGATTGAACGGGTTGGTTTTGAAGCCGGCACCATGAGCCAGCATCTGTTCCATGGCCTGAAAGCGGAAGGTTTTGACGTTGTCTGCATGGAAGCACGTCAGGTGGATGCAGCGCTGTCGGCAATGCGCAACAAGACAGACAAAAATGACGCACGCGGCATCGCGCAAGTACTGCGCACCGGTTGGTTCAGCCCTGTTCACATGAAGAGCCGCGAAGCGCATGGCGTCCGTGCATTGCTGAGCACCCGCAAAGCGCTTTTGAAGAAGACGATGGACCTCGCCAATGAGGTTCGTGGGCTGTTGAAGATCTTTGGCATTCGCCTGCCCATGACCGTGAAGCACGGCAGTTTTGACGGTGTCGTGCGACCGTTGATCGAGATGGATGAAGTTCTGACCCACGCTTTGGTGCCACTCTTGGACGCACGTGTGGTTTTGTATCAGCACTTTCTGGAACTGGATCGGCGCGTCAAACGCGCTGCCAGTAATGATGAGGTGTGCATGCGGATGATGACGGTCCCAGGCGTTGGTCCGATTGCATCCCTGACTTTCAAAGCCGCTGTGGACGATCCGACGCGCTTCAAACGATCTCGCACTGTTGGCGCGCATTTTGGGCTGACACCGCGACGATACCAGTCTGGTGAGCACGACAATCCTGGCCGCATATCGAAAGCGGGGGACAGAGACGTCCGCGCAACTTTGTACGCCGCGGCCAACGCTTTGCTCATGCGAACGATGGCCGGGTCTCAGATCAAATCGTGGGGCATGCGGTTGATGCGCACCAAGGGACGTCGCCGCGCCGTTGTGGCTGTCGCACGCAAACTCGCCGTCTTGCTCCACCGGATGTGGATTGATGGCACGGAATTCCGTCAGGATCAGGTGGGAGGCAAAGCATGA
- a CDS encoding IS3 family transposase (programmed frameshift) yields the protein MRQSRFTEAQIIGMIKEQEAGMPTAEVCRRHGLSPASFYKFKAKYGGMNVSDTHRLRSLEDENAKLKRLLADTMLDNVVLKDLPGKELTTPNVRRAAARKAMRDHDISQRRACRLVGVDPKTVRRDQSPDNPEVREEMKAIASKRRRFGYRRIGVLLERKGRIMNHKKLYRLYTEEKLGVRRRRGRKRARGSRTPMPVALRPGERWSLDFVSDTFGASRKFRMLAVNDDCCRENLCLVADTSISGARVARELDALVRIYGKPACIVSDNGTEFTSRAILKWAGDNDVDWHYIDPGKPQQNGFIESFNGSLRDELLNEEIFDTLDDARRKLALWRYDYNNVRPHSSLGNQTPAEARRALEQFEGSAQDALAQTDDEEYETQTRKLSL from the exons ATGCGACAGAGCCGTTTTACTGAAGCCCAAATTATCGGAATGATCAAAGAACAGGAAGCTGGCATGCCGACGGCAGAGGTGTGCCGCAGGCATGGCTTGAGTCCCGCGTCGTTCTACAAGTTCAAAGCCAAATATGGTGGCATGAACGTTTCTGATACTCATCGCCTTAGATCGCTGGAGGATGAGAACGCCAAGCTGAAGCGCCTTCTGGCGGACACGATGTTGGACAATGTTGTGTTGAAGGATTTGC CTGGGAAAGAACTGACGACACCGAATGTGCGACGGGCCGCAGCACGCAAGGCAATGCGAGACCATGATATCTCGCAGCGCCGGGCGTGCAGGCTTGTCGGTGTCGATCCCAAGACCGTCCGGCGCGATCAGTCACCGGATAATCCAGAAGTTCGCGAAGAGATGAAAGCGATTGCCAGCAAGCGACGGCGCTTTGGCTACCGCCGGATCGGTGTGCTGCTGGAACGCAAGGGAAGGATCATGAACCACAAGAAACTGTATCGCCTTTATACTGAAGAAAAGCTGGGCGTTAGACGGCGCAGGGGCCGCAAGCGTGCGCGTGGCTCGCGGACACCAATGCCGGTTGCTTTGCGTCCTGGCGAGCGTTGGTCCTTAGATTTTGTGTCGGATACGTTCGGCGCGTCACGCAAGTTCCGCATGCTGGCTGTAAACGACGATTGTTGCCGCGAGAACCTCTGCTTGGTGGCTGACACCAGCATCTCGGGCGCTCGTGTCGCGCGGGAACTTGACGCGCTTGTCCGTATTTATGGAAAGCCTGCCTGCATTGTCAGTGATAACGGCACGGAGTTTACCAGTCGTGCGATCCTAAAATGGGCCGGTGATAACGACGTTGATTGGCATTACATCGACCCCGGCAAACCCCAGCAGAATGGCTTCATAGAAAGCTTCAATGGCAGCCTGCGCGACGAGCTGTTGAATGAGGAAATCTTCGATACGTTGGATGACGCCCGTCGCAAGCTGGCACTCTGGCGATACGACTACAACAACGTCAGGCCGCACTCATCGCTTGGGAACCAAACACCGGCAGAAGCTCGTCGAGCGCTTGAGCAATTTGAGGGCTCCGCGCAAGACGCGCTTGCCCAAACTGACGACG